From a single Natronorubrum tibetense GA33 genomic region:
- a CDS encoding amphi-Trp domain-containing protein — translation MGEKTNTEEKVSREEAADLVQELAQEIRSGGVAEVRVGNKMLKLSPAPELEYGIEVQERSPMLGGPREEITVTLEWEVEEEP, via the coding sequence ATGGGAGAGAAAACGAACACCGAAGAGAAGGTCTCGCGGGAAGAGGCAGCGGATCTGGTACAGGAGCTCGCACAGGAGATCCGAAGCGGCGGTGTTGCCGAAGTCCGTGTCGGCAACAAGATGCTTAAACTGTCGCCCGCGCCGGAACTCGAGTACGGCATCGAGGTACAGGAGCGATCACCGATGCTCGGCGGTCCGCGCGAAGAGATTACGGTGACCCTCGAGTGGGAAGTCGAAGAAGAGCCCTGA
- a CDS encoding UPF0179 family protein, with amino-acid sequence MSTVTLVGTRLADPGTEFVYHGEADACAGCPYRSQCLNLQPDTKYQITSVRENAQTLECAMHDGGVRAVEVEPVSVRANIPSKGAFAGSKASLSGPCPYVECPSHEYCEPDAVEFDEEYRIRNILGDPPHEVCHLDRSLELVELDIDE; translated from the coding sequence ATGTCGACCGTTACGCTCGTCGGAACCCGGCTCGCCGACCCGGGAACCGAGTTCGTCTACCACGGCGAGGCCGACGCCTGCGCCGGCTGTCCGTATCGCAGTCAGTGTCTCAACCTCCAGCCCGATACCAAGTACCAGATCACGTCCGTCCGGGAGAACGCCCAGACCCTCGAGTGCGCCATGCACGACGGCGGCGTCCGCGCCGTCGAGGTCGAACCCGTCTCCGTTCGTGCGAACATTCCCTCCAAGGGAGCGTTCGCCGGCAGCAAAGCGAGTCTCTCCGGTCCCTGTCCCTACGTCGAGTGCCCGAGCCACGAGTACTGCGAACCCGACGCCGTCGAGTTCGACGAGGAGTACCGCATTCGCAACATCCTCGGCGACCCACCACACGAGGTCTGTCACCTCGACCGATCGCTCGAGCTGGTCGAACTCGACATCGACGAGTAG
- a CDS encoding asparagine synthase C-terminal domain-containing protein — MMLRGADPDIIRDALESGDPLPGTTGFAGELDGTLVRDVLGRVPVYVDRERDSNTPAADWAFEPTSLENPTLLPAGNALDLTIPDAEPERRWTLPDPEPETNHDAALEQLAAAIETAADDALDTDRDIAVAFSGGVDSALVAELLDAPLYVVGFPDCHDIEAARTAAEAMGRELTVVDLEPADLEGAVPDLARATGRTNAMDIQIALPLYLVGERIAADGFDALAVGQGADELFGGYEKVVRLDHRVEAETTREAVREQIATLSEQLPRDVHAIEATGLEPVAPLLHDTVVDAALRLPDELLADETERKRALRRVAADSLPEEVASREKKAVQYGSLVARELDRLARQAGYKRRIDDHVTKYVRSLLEDDPEPPTAP; from the coding sequence ATGATGCTTCGCGGCGCCGACCCCGACATCATTCGCGACGCCCTCGAGAGCGGCGATCCGCTGCCGGGAACGACCGGTTTCGCCGGCGAACTCGACGGCACGCTTGTCCGCGACGTACTCGGCCGCGTGCCCGTGTACGTCGACCGCGAGAGAGATAGTAACACACCAGCCGCCGACTGGGCATTCGAACCGACGTCCCTCGAGAACCCGACACTCCTCCCCGCCGGGAACGCGCTCGACCTGACGATCCCCGACGCCGAACCAGAACGTCGCTGGACGCTCCCCGATCCCGAGCCGGAGACGAACCACGACGCCGCACTCGAGCAACTCGCCGCGGCGATCGAAACCGCGGCCGACGACGCGCTCGACACCGACCGCGATATCGCCGTCGCCTTCTCGGGTGGCGTCGACTCGGCGCTGGTCGCCGAGTTACTCGACGCCCCCCTGTACGTCGTCGGTTTCCCCGACTGCCACGACATCGAGGCCGCGCGGACGGCCGCCGAGGCGATGGGGCGGGAGTTGACCGTCGTCGATCTCGAGCCGGCCGACCTCGAGGGAGCGGTGCCGGACCTCGCTCGCGCGACCGGCCGTACGAACGCGATGGACATTCAGATCGCCCTCCCCCTATATCTCGTCGGGGAGCGCATCGCCGCCGACGGCTTCGACGCGCTGGCGGTGGGCCAGGGTGCCGACGAACTGTTCGGCGGCTACGAGAAGGTCGTCCGTCTCGACCACCGCGTCGAAGCGGAGACGACCCGCGAGGCCGTCCGCGAACAGATCGCGACGCTCTCCGAGCAGCTTCCGCGGGACGTCCACGCGATCGAAGCGACCGGTCTCGAGCCGGTCGCTCCCCTCCTCCACGACACCGTCGTCGATGCCGCGCTCCGCCTGCCCGACGAACTGCTGGCCGACGAGACCGAGCGCAAACGCGCGCTCCGTCGCGTCGCCGCAGACTCCCTCCCCGAGGAGGTCGCCTCCCGCGAGAAGAAGGCTGTCCAGTACGGTAGCCTCGTCGCTCGCGAACTCGACCGCCTCGCCCGACAGGCCGGCTACAAGCGCCGAATCGACGACCACGTGACGAAGTACGTCCGCTCGCTGCTCGAGGACGATCCGGAGCCGCCGACAGCACCCTGA
- a CDS encoding PHP domain-containing protein, whose amino-acid sequence MLSVELHAHSALSYDGRDSVELILEQAQAVGLDAIAVTDHDEIDASLEAAERAPEYGLVGIPAMEISSKAGHILGFGLEDAVPPGLSYESTLEAIWEQGGLAVIPHPFQESRHGVMARISRDQLAEGDAIEVYNSRLLTGRANRQAERFAKSHDLPMTAGSDAHISEMVGQAVTRVEADDRSADAILEAVREGKTTVEGKRTPWHISFRQAAGGVTRRVRNGVLGLFQ is encoded by the coding sequence GTGCTGTCGGTTGAACTCCACGCTCACTCCGCGCTCTCCTACGACGGCCGAGACTCGGTCGAGTTGATCCTCGAACAGGCCCAGGCCGTCGGTCTGGACGCGATCGCCGTCACCGACCACGACGAGATCGACGCGAGCCTCGAGGCCGCCGAACGCGCCCCCGAGTACGGACTGGTCGGCATCCCCGCCATGGAGATTTCGAGCAAGGCCGGCCACATCCTCGGCTTCGGACTCGAGGACGCTGTGCCGCCCGGCCTCTCCTACGAATCGACGCTCGAGGCCATCTGGGAACAAGGCGGACTCGCGGTGATCCCCCACCCCTTCCAGGAGTCGCGCCACGGCGTGATGGCCCGCATCTCTCGGGACCAACTCGCCGAGGGCGACGCGATCGAGGTCTACAACTCGCGGCTGCTTACCGGCCGCGCGAACCGACAGGCCGAACGGTTCGCTAAGTCCCACGACCTGCCGATGACCGCCGGCAGCGACGCCCACATTAGCGAAATGGTCGGTCAGGCTGTCACCCGCGTCGAGGCGGACGACCGCTCCGCCGACGCCATTCTCGAGGCGGTTCGCGAGGGGAAGACCACCGTCGAGGGCAAACGAACGCCGTGGCATATCAGCTTCCGACAGGCTGCAGGAGGTGTCACCCGCCGCGTACGAAACGGCGTGCTGGGGCTCTTCCAATGA
- a CDS encoding Mrp/NBP35 family ATP-binding protein, whose product MSITEHELQIKLEGIEDPDIGEDIVSLGLVNDVRIEDETARIDLAFNAPYAPSEMELGNRIREVCDEAGLQADLRAHVGEEHGFDDEVLPRVRNVIAVASGKGGVGKTTVAANIASGLEKRGAMVGLLDADIHGPNIPRILPVESEPGVTPNEDIVPPRSDGVRVISMGMMTEQEDDPAILRGPMVNKFMLKFLEGVEWGRLDYLIIDLPPGTGDATLNLLQSMPVTGAVVVTTPQEMALDDTRKGIQMFNKHDTPVLGVVENMSSFVCPSCGDQHGLFGTEGAKTIVDKYDVPLLGQIPIHPDFGAEGSEGAIVKDDESEVQETVENLVAEVSDRIGETNRRTVADNVEGGPENQLPTELED is encoded by the coding sequence ATGAGCATTACAGAACACGAACTCCAGATCAAACTCGAGGGAATCGAAGATCCGGATATCGGCGAGGACATCGTCTCACTCGGCCTGGTCAACGACGTCCGAATCGAGGACGAGACCGCCCGAATCGACCTCGCGTTCAACGCCCCGTACGCGCCCTCCGAGATGGAACTGGGCAACCGAATCCGCGAAGTCTGTGACGAGGCGGGCCTTCAGGCGGACCTGCGCGCACACGTCGGCGAAGAACACGGCTTCGACGACGAGGTGTTGCCGCGGGTTCGCAACGTCATCGCCGTCGCCTCCGGGAAGGGTGGCGTCGGCAAGACGACGGTCGCCGCGAACATCGCATCGGGTCTCGAAAAACGCGGGGCGATGGTCGGCCTGCTCGACGCCGACATTCACGGGCCGAACATCCCGCGAATCCTGCCGGTCGAGAGCGAACCCGGCGTGACGCCCAACGAAGACATCGTCCCGCCCCGTTCGGACGGCGTCCGGGTCATTAGCATGGGAATGATGACGGAACAGGAGGACGATCCGGCGATCCTGCGCGGTCCGATGGTCAACAAGTTCATGCTGAAGTTCTTGGAGGGCGTCGAGTGGGGTCGACTGGACTACCTCATCATCGACCTCCCGCCGGGGACGGGTGATGCGACGCTGAACCTCTTACAGTCGATGCCGGTGACCGGTGCGGTCGTCGTCACGACGCCCCAGGAGATGGCGCTCGACGACACCCGCAAGGGGATTCAGATGTTCAACAAACACGACACGCCGGTGCTCGGCGTCGTCGAGAACATGAGTTCGTTCGTCTGTCCGTCCTGTGGCGACCAGCACGGCCTGTTCGGCACCGAAGGGGCGAAGACGATCGTCGACAAGTACGACGTCCCGCTGCTCGGCCAGATCCCGATCCACCCCGACTTCGGTGCGGAGGGCAGCGAGGGGGCGATCGTCAAGGACGACGAGAGCGAGGTCCAGGAGACCGTCGAGAACCTCGTCGCGGAGGTCTCCGACCGCATCGGCGAAACCAACCGCCGCACGGTCGCCGACAACGTCGAGGGCGGCCCGGAGAACCAGCTCCCAACCGAACTCGAGGACTAA